DNA sequence from the Nicotiana tomentosiformis chromosome 3, ASM39032v3, whole genome shotgun sequence genome:
TGGTATAGTTGACACAGTTATAGCAGGGAAAGGTGCAGTGAAGTCCCTAGTAATTTTGGCTGATAAGGTCTTTAGTGCTCATCAAGATCACAAAATCCGAGCATGGAGAATAGAAAACCATAATTCAGATGCCCCTAATATTGTTCATATATCCACTCTCCCTTTACTTAGTGACAGAGCCCTGAAATTTATGATACCAAAAAACCATGTTCAAATCAGGCGTCACAAGAAATCTACATGGGTGCATCATGTTGACACAGTCTCAGCACTAGCCCTTTCGAACGATGAGTTGTTCCTCTACTCTGTTTCATGGGATCGAACACTTAAAATTTGGCAAACCACTGATTTTAAATGCTTGGAATCTATAGCAAATGCACATGATGACGCGATCAACGCTCTAGCAATATCACAAGAGGGGGATGTTTTTACAGGATCAGCTGATACGAAAATCAAGATTTGGAGAAAGGGCTTTGAAGAGAAAAAGCATTCACTGGTTTGTACACTAGAAAAACACAAATCTGGTGTAAATGCACTTGCAGTTGGGGAAAGCACTCATTCTGTTTTATATTCGGGTGCTTGTGATAAGTCAATATTAGTATGGGAGAAGAATGAAGGTGGCGACATGGTGTTGGTGGGTGCACTCAGGGGCCATAAAAAATCCATATTGTGTCTGGCTGTAGTGGCAGATttggtgtgcagtggttcagctGATAAAACAGTGAGAGTGTGGAGAGGGATTGAGAGATGCTACACTTGTATTGCTGTTATTCAAGGACACAATGGACCAGTGAAGTGCCTGACTGTAACTAGTGATCAACAAATTCAATCTGATACAACCTCTTCTTATGTCCTCTATACTGCTAGTTTAGATGGTGAAACCAAGGTTTGGAAGATTTTTGTTCCAATTCTATAGAGGTTTTAATTCTCACTGTCGTTTGCCCCTTCTCTAAAGCAGTTGAAACACTCAATGATTCATCTCCTTGATCTTTCTCCTTTGTTCCAGACTTCCAGTGAGGGGCAAGATGCATAGTATTTGTTGGCTGATAGATTTCTCTGATGAACATGCACATGCACACGCTCCAGATTTGCCAGTTAAATAATTCTGTAAATTTTGTTCTGCACTTTAGATTGTTGGCAAATGACCAAACGAAGAAAATATCTACAAGATTTTACCTTTTTCTTCTAGTTGGTTCGCAGTGCAAGTTTATTCAATTGAAAAGGCTACCACTATGAAATGCTTATGCTTCCTAAACTGAACCCACTTAGGTTGATCTTCTCTATAAAGTAATCCCCCCCGAGTTTAAGTCCTATATTTTGTGATCTTTTCTTTTTATCTGTGAACCCAATTAAGCTTCACGAACTTGGCCTATTACAAACCGGAAATTCATCCTGTTTAACATTCTTTCGCACAGTTTACCTAGCACTAGCAGGGAACTGAGGGTAAAACTAAAGTCTACATATCCTAGTAAGATATAGTGCCGAAAGTTGGACAAAAGAGATCCTTTGGAATAAAGTAATGGTCCCTCCCTGCCTAATCACTTTTCTTTTTGGCCTAAATCTGCCGATGATTACCTTAGTATTAACTAGGAGTGTTAAGCTACCTGAGGAATTTTAGAATTTCGAGAGAGACCAAAGGTACATGGACCGTGCTATTTTAATAGGGTTTAATCAAATGTACGGCATAGACAGAGATATTCACGATTATGCTTTGACGTATCCAAACTAAAACGTGGCAAAACCTTGTATTAAGAAGTCTTTGGAACTCATTGAAACTCCCTCCCTCATTTCAATCCCCTCTTCCGTTTCCCTTAAACTACACGGCTGGTTAGGTAAAAAGCATTTTACCACAGTTTCAACCTTAATTATCTAATTGATGGGACATCCACAATCTTGCACTTCTTTCCGTTGCTGCTTAAAGAACCTATCTGCACAACCGTCAATCCCTATTTCAACCTACCTAGGATTGTATTCAGGAACAAACCATAAATTTTCTTCAGAGGCAACAAACAATTACCTATAGATAAAATTCTTAGTAAAGGACGGGCTAGTTTTCTTAATACAAGTTGGAAAGAATGTTGGGTAAAATTCATATAATGCTAACAATATCCAATCACAGTTTCGCATGCTCCACTAGGTGATGCAACCAAAATTCTAACAAGGTACACAGATCATATCCTTAGCCACGGTAGCACAATCCCGAATGATAAGTTATATGTCtttttgtattttgatgatctaacaaactttat
Encoded proteins:
- the LOC104103950 gene encoding protein JINGUBANG; its protein translation is MIPYYQTSCSSNGSITEQENPTSLDSQPSFHSVPSAISLSHDQSSSLSLGTHHQCIATLKGQNSYTSSLVLAGKFLLTGSSDKEICMWKQKTLTSTIDGIVDTVIAGKGAVKSLVILADKVFSAHQDHKIRAWRIENHNSDAPNIVHISTLPLLSDRALKFMIPKNHVQIRRHKKSTWVHHVDTVSALALSNDELFLYSVSWDRTLKIWQTTDFKCLESIANAHDDAINALAISQEGDVFTGSADTKIKIWRKGFEEKKHSLVCTLEKHKSGVNALAVGESTHSVLYSGACDKSILVWEKNEGGDMVLVGALRGHKKSILCLAVVADLVCSGSADKTVRVWRGIERCYTCIAVIQGHNGPVKCLTVTSDQQIQSDTTSSYVLYTASLDGETKTSSEGQDA